The genomic stretch TGCGGCCGCGGCCTGCTGGCCTTCTTCCCAGATGATCCGCTCCACCTCCTCCCGGGCCTCGGCCACCACCTTCTCGATCCGCGCCGGATGGATCCGCCCGTCCTGGATCAGGCGGGTGAGGGCGATGCGGGCGATCTCCCGGCGCACCGGATCATGGGAAGAGAGGGTGATGGCCTCCGGGGTGTCGTCCACAATGATCTCCACCCCGGTGATCTTCTCCAGGGCCCGGATGTTCCGACCGTTCCGCCCGATGATGCGCCCTTTCATCTCATCGTTCGGCAGGGGCACCACCGAGACGGTCAACTCGGCGACCTGCTCGCTGGCGATGCGCTGGATGGCGGTGGCGATGATCTCGCGGGCGCGCTCCTCCGCCTGAATCCGGGCCTCGGCCTCGATCTGGCGGTAAAGGCGCGCCATATCCTCCCGCGCCTCTTTTTCCACCATCTCCAGCAGGGCCTGACGGGCCTGCTCGACGGTCATCCCGGCGACCTGCTCCAGGGCGGCCCGGCGCTCCTCCTCAAAGCGGCTGATCGCCGCCTGCAGCTGAGCGCTCTGGCGATCCAGCTCCGCCTGACGCTCGTTCAGACGGCGCTCCTGCTTCTCCAGCCGTTCCGCCCGGCGATCCAGCTCCTCCCGTCGATGGCGCAGGCGCTCTTCCTCCTTGCGGAGGTCGGCCCGCCACCGGCGCAGCTCCGATTCGGTCGCCTCCCGAAGGCGAAGGGCTTCATCTTTGGCCTGGAGAAGAAGCTCCGCCGCCTGTTGTTTGGCTTCCTCGATCAGCCGTTGGGATTCCTGCCGCGCGGCTTCGATCTCGCTCCGGAGCTGTTCTCGAACCCGTTGCTGGACCAGTCGCTTTCCCAGGAACCATCCCAGCGCACCGCCGCCAATGACTCCGATTGCGGCCAGTGGGACAATGATCAGCCAGTCCATGACGCATCCTGTCTCGATTGAGATACGGGAAAATCCTTTCCTCTCCTCTGGAGGTCTGGAGAGACCGGCCCCCAGAGCCCCTATCGGGTCCACGCCTACTCATTCAGATCTTCCCCCTCCTCCTGCTCCATAGTTCGGAGGATCTCCATCACCAGCTCCCCCTCGAACCCCCGGCGGATGAGGTATGCGGCCAGGCGCCGTCGGAAGGTGAGGGGATCCAGACCCCGCAACCGCCGGGCCCGTTCCCGGGCCAGGCGCAGGGCGAGGGCACGTTCATCGGGAGAGGTCTCCTGGAGGACCTCCCGGATGATGGCGAGGGGAACGCCTTTGCGCCGGAGCTCGGCCTGGAGGGCCCGGCGGCTGCGCGGCCGGAACGCGGTCCGACTCTCCACCCAGAACCGGGCGAAGGCCCGATCATCCACCAGCCCCACGCGCCGAAGCCGTTCCAGCTCCGCTTCCACGGTCCGGGCGTCGAAGCCCTTCCGGCGCAGGTGGTCGGCGACCTCCCGTTCGCTGCGGGGGCGATAACTCAGGAACCGGAGGGCGATCTCATGGGCCTGTTCCCGGAGATCCCGCTCCAGGAGCTGGCGGATCTCCTCATCGGTGAGCACCTGGCCCGGGCGCAGCCGCGCGGCCTCCACGGCCGTCAGCCGGAACGCCCGACGGCCATCCAGATAAACGGCCACGCGGCCGCTTTTCAGCGCTCGCAAACCGGTGATCCGACCGCCCATGAAGCCTCTGGGCGAAGAGAGATCCCTGGCGGGGAAGCGGGTCTCGCCTTCCCGGCCGGCGATCCCCGAGCCCCTCCGGCCGGTTATTCGGCCTCCAGGATGGGAGCGGCCTCCTCGGCGCCCTCCGCGCTCACCCCCAGGCGTTTGAGGGAGGCCGCACGGGCGGCGTTTTCCCGGATCTGGCGCTCCAGCTCCTCCAGCAATTCCGGATGGGCTTTCAGAAACTCGCGGGCGTTCTCCCGGCCCTGCCCCAGGCGGGTGTCTCCATACATAAAGAAAGTGCCCCGCTTCGTGACCAGCCCCAGCTCGGTCGCCAGATCCAGGATATCCCCGGCCTTGCTGATCCCCTCATTGTAGAGGATATCGAACTCCGCCTCGCGGAAGGGCGGAGCCACCTTGTTCTTCGTCACCCGAACCCGGACCCGGCTGCCGATGATCTCGCCGCCCGCTTTCAGATTCTGCAGGCGACGGATCTCCAGGCGGACCGAGGCGTAGAACTTGAGGGCCATGCCGCCGGTGGTGGTCTCCGGGTTGCCGAACATCGTGCCGATCTTCATCCGCAGCTGGTTGGTGAAGAGCATCGCCGTGTTGGACTGGCGGATGGCCCCGGCGAGCTTGCGCAGGGCCTGGCTCATCAGGCGCGCCTGGAGCCCCACGTGGGCGTCGCCCATCTCCCCCTCGATCTCCGCCCGTGGCACCAGCGCCGCCACCGAGTCCACCACCACGACATCCACGGCCCCGCTGCGGATCAGGGTCTCCGCGATCTCCAGGGCCTGCTCCCCGGTGTCCGGCTGTGCCACATACAGGTTATCGACATCCACGCCGCATCGCTGGGCATACTGGGGATCGAGGGCATGCTCCATATCGATGAACGCCGCGATCCCGCCCCGTTTCTGAGCTTCAGCGATGACATGGAGACAGAGGGTCGTCTTCCCGGAAGCCTCCGGGCCGTAGATCTCGGTGATCCGCCCTCGGGGGATCCCCCCTACGCCTAAGGCCAGATCCAGGGCCAGGGAGCCCGTGGGGATCACGTCCACCGGCTGCTGCGCCGCCTCCCCCAGGCGCATGATCGTTCCTTCTCCAAATCGTTTCGTCAGCGTTAACACCGCGGTCTCCAGGGCCTTTCGCCGCGCGTCGTTCCCCATCGCTCACCTCTCTCCACAGACTGGATCCACAGATAGGTCACCTCTCAAGAGATCAGCTGATGGATACCCATGCTTTAAAATAGTTTACGTTTGGAGGGTCCAGCATGCAAACCCGTGCAGGGGACTCCACCGGCTTTACACCATCGGGCTCCGATCCGGAAGACAGAACATCCTCTCGCGGTGGTCCGGACGGGAAAGCCTTAGGATGGGGAGCTCCGGCTTCTGCAAATCCGGGCGAACCGGACTAAGATGAAGGAGCGAGCTCGTGGAGGGGAGAGGCACGGTGCGAGTTCCCCGCCTGGTGCTGTTCCTGGTCGCCTTCGCGGCGCTCATTTACGTCACGGAGCGGTTGTGGCAGCTATTCAGCATGTTCGCCGACCTGGTCCGCATGCTGGCCCTGGCCTGGCTGCTGGCCTACGTGTTGCATCCTCTGGTGGCCTGGCTGGATCGCGGGCCGTTTCCCGAGCCATGGCTGGAGGGCCTGATCCGCCGGGGGGCACCTCTGCAGCTCCGCGTCCTCACGCGCTTCCGGATCCCCTACCCCATCGGCGCCACGCTGGTTTACACCGGCCTGCTCGCAGCGATCCTGATCGGCCTGCTGCTGGGAGTGCCCCTGCTGGTTCCCCAGGCCCTGGAGCTCACGACGCTGCTCACTTCCTATCTTCAGAAGGCGCCGGAGATCCTGGTGGAGCTCCAGCGGGATCTGGCCGCGCGCCTCAACGTCCCGGTGGAATCCCTGGCGATCCTTCCCTCCCGGGAAGCCTGGCAGGATCTGGCGCGGCTGGGGGCCGGGTGGGTGCTGCCGATCCTGGTGGAAACCGCGCGGCGGATCGGGGGCGGGCTGGTGGAATTCCTGCTGATCCTGGCATTGAGCTATTATACGATGCTGGACTGGCGCAACCTTTCCCGGCAGATCCTCGCGCTGATCCCCCCGGCGTATCACGACGAGATCCGGGCGACCGCGGCGATCCTGGATCGCACCTTCGGGGGTTTCCTCCGGGGGCAATTGCTGATTGCGCTGATCAACGGGCTGATGACCTTTGGGGTGATGGTGGCCTTTGGCGCTCCTTTTGCTGGCCTGATCGCCTTGCTCGCAGGGCTGGTCATCCTGATCCCCCTCATCGGAGCGCCCATCGCCCTCTGGGGGCCTCCGCTCACCTTCTGGCTCCGGGGGGAGTGGAGCGCCGGGCTCTGGATGTGGATCGTCCTGCTGATCTACCAGCAGATCCTTTTTCATTTCCTGGTCCCCCGCATGCTGGGGGAGGCCACCGGGTTACCCCCCTTGCTGACGCTGATCGCCATTCTCGTGGGAGTGCGCCTCCTCGGCTTCTGGGGATTCATCTTCGCCATCCCGGTAGCCGGCGCCGGATACAGCCTGGCGTTTCTGCTGCTGAACTCCCAGGGCGCTCCTACCCGAGCGCCGGAGCCGTCCGCGGGATCACCGTCCACTGATCCGATCGAAGATCGTAAATGAGATCGAAGACCATGCCATCGGCGGTGCGCGCCCGGAACCCCAGCGTCTCCGGGGTTCGCCAGCGATGGAGGATCTCCGCCACCGCCTTCTCCGTTCCTTCCCATTCAAAAGATTCCGGTCGCTCTGGATAAGTCGATCCAGCGTAGCAACGCACCCTGGCCATAGCGGTCCTCCTGATCAAAACGATTCTGGAGAAGGGGACGTTGAAAACCATCTCGCCATCCTGGATCTCAGAAGGCGATCCTCCGTCGCGCTGAGAAAGCATGTCGGCCCGGGAACTTCCCGGGCCCGCCCATCGTTATCTTAAATCGGGCCTGGAGTCTTCGGGCTGAAATCGAGCGATGACCTCAACGCTCTTCCTCCCCTCTCTGGAAGAAAAGGAGCGTTCCGATGAACATGAGGACGAAGATCGGGAAGATCGGCATCGGGATGATCGGGTGGCTGGCCGCATGTCAGATGGGCCGCCCGTCCATCCCTTCCACCCCGACGGCTTCGCCGGTCCCTCCCCAGCAGGCGCCTACACCAACCTTTACGCCCGCGCCCCCCACTCTTCAGGGGCCCTTCACCGTGGTCCTGGTTCCACCCACGGATCAGCTGAATGTGCGCGCCGGGCCGGGGCCCGATCAGCCGATCCTGACGACGTTGCCCCCGAACGCTTCCGGCCTGTTCCTCACCGGAAAGGAGGAGACCGTTGCGGGCGCCCGCTGGGTGGAGGTCCGCCTTCCCGACGGACGGATCGGCTGGGTGAACGCGATGTTCCTCACCCCGGAGGTGTCCCTCCAGGCGTTCTGCGCGGACCCCCAGGTGAGCGCGTTGCTGGACCGGCTGGAGGCGGCCATCCGGGGGCGAGACGGCCCGGCGCTCGCGGCGCTGATCAGCCCCATCCATGGGTTGCGCATCCACGTCAGCCGCATCAGCGATCCCGTCCTGATCCGACCGGAGCAGGCGGCCACCCTCTTCACCGATGAGACGCCCATCCGCTGGGGCGTTCATCCGGCCAGCGCCACGGAGATCGTGGGTCCCTTCCGCCAGGCCGTGCTGCCGGATCTCCTGGATGTCATCGGTCGTCCCCATGAGCGGCACTGCGGCCTGCTGGTGCCTCCAGTCACTTATCAGCCGGCCTGGCCGGAGTTCTATCAGGGGTTCCGGTTCTACAGCCTGCACCGGCCAGGCACCCCGGGCAATGAGCTGGACTGGCGAACCTGGGTCGTGGGCATTGCATATATGAACGGCCATCCCTACGTGGCCGTGCTCATGCAATTTTTCTGGGAGCCTTAGGAATCTCCCGCTGAACTTTCCCGTTTGCTTTCGCCCTTCCTTTCGACTACACTCGTTAAGAACCATCCAATGCTGGATTTCCCAAATCCTCTGGAGCGAGCATGGGCCATGAGGATCTCCTGGGGACGATCGAGAGCCGCCACCGGGTTTTCCCGACACCGGTGGCGGACGTTGCTCGCGCTGGCGCTGGGGATCGGCCTTCTGGCCCTCTTGGGGCTGGCGTGGCGAGGCATGGCGGCGGTGGCCCGCCCCCAGCAGGAGAGCTCCTCGATCTGCTTTTACATCGATCCTCTCGATAGCCGGGTCCGGTGCGCTCCTCGTTTCTTTTCTCAAGCAGCCACGACCATCACCGACCGGGTTTCCCTTCGCCTCCAGGCTCTGGTCGCCGGGCCGACGGCCGAGGAACGGGCGGCTGGATTGTGGTCCCCGCTACCCCCCGGAGCCCGCGTCGCCAGTTTCCAGTGGTCCGGTCATGGGCTCACGCTCTACCTGGAGCTGCCCGCCTCTTATCTGGAGCGGACCGGCGGGGCGGAGCCGATGCTCAATCCGTGGACCATCGATCAGGCGGCTTATCTCTTCCTACGGCATCTGGAGCCCTTCGGGGTGCAGAACGTGCAGTTGATGGCCCGGAACCCTCAGGATGGGCGGTTTTATGCCCTCTCCTGGTTCCTCCGGGAAACCCCGCCCGTCAATAAACCCACCGAGCTCGCGCGGGCGAGGGGAGAGCCTCTGACTCCTATGAGCGCTGCCGGCCAGCTCCCTGCCTACAGCCGCCCTCAAGCTCAGGGGTTCCTGAGCGGAAAGGCTGTTTATCTGAGCGCGGGCCACGGCTGGTACTGGTATGCGCCGGGCGGCCGCTGGTTGACTCAGCGGGGGAACACCAATGGGCTGGTGGAAGATCTGAACAACGCGGAGACCGTCAACCAGTTCCTGATCCAGTATCTCTTTAACGCGGGGGCGGATGTCTGGCCAGTTCGAGAACGGGATATGAACCCCTGGGAAGGGATCGCGGACAATGATAACCCTCAGGTGTATCAGGAGCAGGGCTCCTGGTCCCCGGGCACCCTCCCGGGCTACAACGGCGGCACCTACCGCACGGCCCTGACGGCTCTGGGAGCCGTCACCGCCCAGGCCGTCTGGACACTGATGCCGCCCCGGGATGGCATCTATGCCGTTTACGTCTGGTATACGAGCGGCTCGAACCGGAGCACAGACGCGCAGTTCCTGATCGAGCATGCCGGGGGCCGCAGCGAGGTTCGGATCAACCAGCAGGGCCACGGCTATACTTGGCGCTATCTGGGCTCCTTCCCCTTCCGCGGCGGGCAGCCCGCCCGGGTGATCCTCACCAACCGGACCGATCGCCCGGAGAACCTGAACCGCGTGGTGGTGGCGGACGCTGTTCGGATCGGTGGGGGAATGGGCACGATGACCGGAGATGGGCCCCCGCCCAGCCCCGGGCCAAGCGGGCGACCGCGCTGGGAGGAAGCCGCTCGCTACTGGGCGAAATACCAGGGGGCTCCGCCTTCGGTCTACGATCCTTTTCAGTGCTCCAGTTATAGCGCATGCGGGGATTTGATTGATGACGTAACCGCTCGCCCCCGTTATGTGGAGTGGGAGCGGGAGCCCTTCGATGATCCGGTTTACTTCTCGTTCCACACAAACGCCTATAATGGGACCCTGCGAGGGACAGAATCGTATGTTTATGACAACAGCGATCCGAACTACCGGCGAACGCCGGGAAGCCTGGAGCTCCAGGATGCGATCCATACCCAGGTGATCCAGGATATCCGGGCCGGCTGGGATCCGAACTGGATCGACCGGGGGAAGAAACAGGCCAATCTGGGGGAATTGCGCCTCCTTTCGACGATGCCCGGTGTCCTCCTGGAAGCGGCGTTCCATGACAACCCGCAGGACGCCGCCGCGCTCAAGGATCCTCGCTTCGCTATGCTGGTGGCCCGGGCGATCTATAAGGGGATCGTGCGCTATTACGCGCAGCGGGATGGCCGCTCCCCGGTCTTCCTGCCGGAGCCTCCCCAGGCCCCAGTGGCCCGTCAAACAGGGCCAGGCCAGGTGACGCTTTCCTGGCAACCTTCGCCCAGCGATGGCGGTGTGCTCCTGGGCCATCCGGCCACGGCCTACAAGGTTTATACCAGCACCGATGGATTCGCCTGGGGGGATGGGGTTCTCGTCAACGGCACCTCCTACACGCTTTCCGGTCTGCCGGAGGGCACGACGCTCTTCTTCCGCGTGACCGGTCTGAACGCGGGCGGCGAATCCTTCCCCACCCCGGTCGTCGGGGTGCGGGTTGGGCCATGGGGCGCGCCCCGGCTGCTCCTCGTGGACGGCTTCGATCGGCTGGACGGGGCGATGCGGCCGACAGAGGATCTGGGGGGAAGCCTGGGGGTGGTGACGCGGATGCCGATCGCCCGGATGAACGCGTTCGACGCGCTGGCCCATGTGGGCCGCGCCCTCGCGATGCCCTTCGATGGGGCGACCGATGAGGCGGTCTCCGGCGGGTCTATCGGCCTGGAGGGCTATCCCATTGTCCTGTGGCTGCTGGGCGAGGAGGGATTCTCGGAGCCGACCCTGGACGACGGGGCCCGGGCCCGGTTACGCAGCTTTCTGGCGAACGGCGGGCGGCTGATCCTCAGCGGGTCCAACGTCGGCCAGGATCTCGGTCAACGGGATCCGGGCTTTCTGACCGATGCCCTCCGGACGGGCTTCGTCGCCGACGACGCCGGGACCCGGACCGTCCGCCCCGTTTCGGGGGGCCTGCTGGATGGGGTTGGGGATCTGACCCTGGATGATGGAACGATGGGGAGCCACCGGGTCACCACGCCGGATGTGCTCGCCCCCGGGCGTGACGCGCAGGCTCTCATGCAGTATCCGGATGGGCAGGCGGCGGCGACGTTCTATGGCGCGCCATGCCCGCAGGTGGCCGTCTTCGGGTTCCCCCTGGAAAGCGCATGGCCGATGGCGGCGCGCGCGGCCCTCCTCTCCCGATTGCTGGACGCGATGACTCGATGCGGGGCGCCCCCTGAGACCACGATCACGACTCCTGTCCCCAATGCCTTGCTGAACCAGGTCCCGGTGATCGCTGGAACCGCCTCCCCTTCGGACATCACAGGGGTCCAGGTGGCGCTTCAGCGGACAGCGGATCAGCAATGGTGGACGGGGAATGGATGGGGCGCGGGACCCGTCTGGCTAACGGCCACCGGGCGGCTTTCCTGGTCCTGGACGCCCCCCTCCGATCTGGCGGATGGGACCTATGGCGTGCTGGCCCGGGCAGTGCGGGGGACAACGGTGGATCCCACGCCGGCGGCGGTCACCTTCACGCTGGATCGGACACCCCCCGGAGTGCCGACGCTGATCACCCCGACGGTCACCGCCACGTATACGCCGCCCATTCGCTTCGAGTGGGCACCGACCGGATCGGAGCCTCCCGCCGGGTATGTGCTCATCCTCAACAGCGCCCGCTTTACCGTAACAGCGACCAGTTTCATGGCCAATCTGATGCCCGGGGAGTATCAGTGGACGGTTGCCGCCTTCGACGCCGCGGGCAACCTCTCCAGCACACCGCCGCCCGTGCGGTTCTATGTCGGCCCGGGCGCTCGGGGATCCACCCTGTATCTGCCTTTGATCCTGCGGGGAGCGGAGACGACGCCGCCCCCACCGCCGGCCTGTGAGGAACGGCTGCGCAATGGAGGGTTCGAAGCCGATCTAACAGGGACCTGGGAGATCCTGAACCCGGGCGCTCCCATCGCGCGGGTCCAGAGCCCGGTCCATGAGGGGCAGTGGGCTGTCCGCCTGGGTGACCTCCAGGCGACCTCCGCCTCTTACGCCACCCTCTGGCAGCGAGTGACCCTGGATGGCACCCGGGCGACCCTTACCCTGTGGCGTCTCCCGCAGATCCGGGATCGCGGAGATCGCTTCTACATCGGTTTCCGGAACGCGCGCAATGAGTGGGTGCCCCTGCTGGTGGATCAGGCGAACACCGGGACATGGGAGCTGGTGAGCCTGGACCTGACGCCGTATGTAGGGCAGATCATTACACTGACCATCGGCGTTTATAACAATGGAAGCGGGTTAGGGAGCGCTGCGGTGATCGATGGGGTTCACCTGGAGGTCTGTCGTTAGACCGCGCGGTTGAGCATCCCGAGAATTGCCTTGGCCCTCAAGTTTCTGTGGGGGAGGCCATATCGCCTTCCAGCGTGGAAGTTGAACAGCGAATGAAAAACCCTGAGTTCCCAGCAACAGGAGCATGACGCTCCATGCGAGCGCAAACGGCTTGGTTGCTGATCCTTTTGAGCGCAATGGTGATCGCGATGCTGGCCACGCCGGTGGCCCGGGCGGTCGCCTTCCGGATCGGGATGGTGGATCATCCCGCCCCGCGCAAGCTCCACACCCGGCCGATCCCGCTGCTG from Thermoflexus sp. encodes the following:
- a CDS encoding regulatory protein RecX, which codes for MGGRITGLRALKSGRVAVYLDGRRAFRLTAVEAARLRPGQVLTDEEIRQLLERDLREQAHEIALRFLSYRPRSEREVADHLRRKGFDARTVEAELERLRRVGLVDDRAFARFWVESRTAFRPRSRRALQAELRRKGVPLAIIREVLQETSPDERALALRLARERARRLRGLDPLTFRRRLAAYLIRRGFEGELVMEILRTMEQEEGEDLNE
- a CDS encoding N-acetylmuramoyl-L-alanine amidase, with protein sequence MRISWGRSRAATGFSRHRWRTLLALALGIGLLALLGLAWRGMAAVARPQQESSSICFYIDPLDSRVRCAPRFFSQAATTITDRVSLRLQALVAGPTAEERAAGLWSPLPPGARVASFQWSGHGLTLYLELPASYLERTGGAEPMLNPWTIDQAAYLFLRHLEPFGVQNVQLMARNPQDGRFYALSWFLRETPPVNKPTELARARGEPLTPMSAAGQLPAYSRPQAQGFLSGKAVYLSAGHGWYWYAPGGRWLTQRGNTNGLVEDLNNAETVNQFLIQYLFNAGADVWPVRERDMNPWEGIADNDNPQVYQEQGSWSPGTLPGYNGGTYRTALTALGAVTAQAVWTLMPPRDGIYAVYVWYTSGSNRSTDAQFLIEHAGGRSEVRINQQGHGYTWRYLGSFPFRGGQPARVILTNRTDRPENLNRVVVADAVRIGGGMGTMTGDGPPPSPGPSGRPRWEEAARYWAKYQGAPPSVYDPFQCSSYSACGDLIDDVTARPRYVEWEREPFDDPVYFSFHTNAYNGTLRGTESYVYDNSDPNYRRTPGSLELQDAIHTQVIQDIRAGWDPNWIDRGKKQANLGELRLLSTMPGVLLEAAFHDNPQDAAALKDPRFAMLVARAIYKGIVRYYAQRDGRSPVFLPEPPQAPVARQTGPGQVTLSWQPSPSDGGVLLGHPATAYKVYTSTDGFAWGDGVLVNGTSYTLSGLPEGTTLFFRVTGLNAGGESFPTPVVGVRVGPWGAPRLLLVDGFDRLDGAMRPTEDLGGSLGVVTRMPIARMNAFDALAHVGRALAMPFDGATDEAVSGGSIGLEGYPIVLWLLGEEGFSEPTLDDGARARLRSFLANGGRLILSGSNVGQDLGQRDPGFLTDALRTGFVADDAGTRTVRPVSGGLLDGVGDLTLDDGTMGSHRVTTPDVLAPGRDAQALMQYPDGQAAATFYGAPCPQVAVFGFPLESAWPMAARAALLSRLLDAMTRCGAPPETTITTPVPNALLNQVPVIAGTASPSDITGVQVALQRTADQQWWTGNGWGAGPVWLTATGRLSWSWTPPSDLADGTYGVLARAVRGTTVDPTPAAVTFTLDRTPPGVPTLITPTVTATYTPPIRFEWAPTGSEPPAGYVLILNSARFTVTATSFMANLMPGEYQWTVAAFDAAGNLSSTPPPVRFYVGPGARGSTLYLPLILRGAETTPPPPPACEERLRNGGFEADLTGTWEILNPGAPIARVQSPVHEGQWAVRLGDLQATSASYATLWQRVTLDGTRATLTLWRLPQIRDRGDRFYIGFRNARNEWVPLLVDQANTGTWELVSLDLTPYVGQIITLTIGVYNNGSGLGSAAVIDGVHLEVCR
- a CDS encoding AI-2E family transporter, which translates into the protein MRVPRLVLFLVAFAALIYVTERLWQLFSMFADLVRMLALAWLLAYVLHPLVAWLDRGPFPEPWLEGLIRRGAPLQLRVLTRFRIPYPIGATLVYTGLLAAILIGLLLGVPLLVPQALELTTLLTSYLQKAPEILVELQRDLAARLNVPVESLAILPSREAWQDLARLGAGWVLPILVETARRIGGGLVEFLLILALSYYTMLDWRNLSRQILALIPPAYHDEIRATAAILDRTFGGFLRGQLLIALINGLMTFGVMVAFGAPFAGLIALLAGLVILIPLIGAPIALWGPPLTFWLRGEWSAGLWMWIVLLIYQQILFHFLVPRMLGEATGLPPLLTLIAILVGVRLLGFWGFIFAIPVAGAGYSLAFLLLNSQGAPTRAPEPSAGSPSTDPIEDRK
- a CDS encoding SH3 domain-containing protein: MNMRTKIGKIGIGMIGWLAACQMGRPSIPSTPTASPVPPQQAPTPTFTPAPPTLQGPFTVVLVPPTDQLNVRAGPGPDQPILTTLPPNASGLFLTGKEETVAGARWVEVRLPDGRIGWVNAMFLTPEVSLQAFCADPQVSALLDRLEAAIRGRDGPALAALISPIHGLRIHVSRISDPVLIRPEQAATLFTDETPIRWGVHPASATEIVGPFRQAVLPDLLDVIGRPHERHCGLLVPPVTYQPAWPEFYQGFRFYSLHRPGTPGNELDWRTWVVGIAYMNGHPYVAVLMQFFWEP
- the recA gene encoding recombinase RecA translates to MGNDARRKALETAVLTLTKRFGEGTIMRLGEAAQQPVDVIPTGSLALDLALGVGGIPRGRITEIYGPEASGKTTLCLHVIAEAQKRGGIAAFIDMEHALDPQYAQRCGVDVDNLYVAQPDTGEQALEIAETLIRSGAVDVVVVDSVAALVPRAEIEGEMGDAHVGLQARLMSQALRKLAGAIRQSNTAMLFTNQLRMKIGTMFGNPETTTGGMALKFYASVRLEIRRLQNLKAGGEIIGSRVRVRVTKNKVAPPFREAEFDILYNEGISKAGDILDLATELGLVTKRGTFFMYGDTRLGQGRENAREFLKAHPELLEELERQIRENAARAASLKRLGVSAEGAEEAAPILEAE
- the rny gene encoding ribonuclease Y, with the protein product MDWLIIVPLAAIGVIGGGALGWFLGKRLVQQRVREQLRSEIEAARQESQRLIEEAKQQAAELLLQAKDEALRLREATESELRRWRADLRKEEERLRHRREELDRRAERLEKQERRLNERQAELDRQSAQLQAAISRFEEERRAALEQVAGMTVEQARQALLEMVEKEAREDMARLYRQIEAEARIQAEERAREIIATAIQRIASEQVAELTVSVVPLPNDEMKGRIIGRNGRNIRALEKITGVEIIVDDTPEAITLSSHDPVRREIARIALTRLIQDGRIHPARIEKVVAEAREEVERIIWEEGQQAAAAAGVTGLHPELIRLLGRLKFRTSYGQNQLHHAVEVAWLAGMIAAELGADVRIARMGGLLHDIGKAVDHQVEGTHALIGAELARRYGAPPKVVNCIASHHHEVPQECIEAVIVEAADAISGARPGARRETLEMYLKRIQDLENLARSYPGVAECYAIQAGREIRIIVKPEEVDDLAVIRMSREIARKIEETMQYPGQIKVTVIRETRAVEIAR